The Coregonus clupeaformis isolate EN_2021a unplaced genomic scaffold, ASM2061545v1 scaf3696, whole genome shotgun sequence genome includes a region encoding these proteins:
- the LOC121535912 gene encoding gastrula zinc finger protein XlCGF49.1-like, producing MRLERTETDSASDTPSCSYSCDSERLMAPQVNPLTGAAFSLPSIGSIDWNMDPATTQTHPGLRPPHTLLMLNQTSDNVSASTLNCYTSPLTNDSSRDRISKGGSAKEKRFPCSFCGKAFSFPKQVEVHQRMHTGEKPFGCHLCRASFSDSSNLKRHQRVHTGEKPYSCPQCEKRFSHQHQLKMHLKVHTGERPFACTHCGKRFSERSYLRIHQQKMHTVHV from the coding sequence ATGCGGTTGGAGAGAACAGAAACAGACTCGGCTAGCGATACTCCAtcctgctcctatagttgtgattcagagagactgatggcgcctcaggttaacccactaacaggtgctgccttcagcctgccttctataggatctatagactggaacatggaccctgcgacaacacagacacaccctGGCCTTCGACCTCCTCACACTCTCTTAATGTTAAATCAGACCTCAGACAATGTCAGTGCTTCAACACTAAATTGCTACACAAGCCCATTGACAAatgacagtagtagagacagaaTCAGTAAAGGTGGCAGCGCCAAAGAGAAGCGCTTCCCGTGTTCGTTCTGTGGGAAAGCCTTCAGTTTCCCCAAACAGGTAGAGGTCCACCAGAGGatgcacacaggggagaaaccattCGGCTGCCACCTTTGCCGGGCTAGTTTCTCGGACTCGTcaaacctgaagaggcaccagagggtccacacaggggagaaaccctacagctgcccccagtgtgagaagaggttctcccaccagcaccagctaaagatgcacctgaaggtccacacgggaGAGAGGCCGTTTGCCTGTACGCactgcgggaagaggttctctgagaggagctacctcaggatacaccagcagaaaatgcacacagtccatgtatag